The Oncorhynchus nerka isolate Pitt River linkage group LG24, Oner_Uvic_2.0, whole genome shotgun sequence genome has a window encoding:
- the LOC115121029 gene encoding uncharacterized protein LOC115121029 isoform X3 — protein MKKFKITGQKEAIYQATVMVESKGHKNDLAVKNGDIVSIIRTTNCPKGKWLARDSTNTYGYISVSDVELDIKEMLEMGKRASRAISCKNITTMVEQGGGEVASMDSRTSNHYPLQEDTGSCKNITTMVEQGGGEVASMDSRTSNHYPLQEDTGSFTDDSEEWAHDDDDDEPLSSLIEEDPTERDHIQTMSMPEMGSREPSIHNQQILSDASIDGIDMQVRHEALQKLDTFFHKPVVEDPIMRYTRVRAHTAVKV, from the exons ATGAAGAAGTTTAAG ataacaggtcagaaGGAGGCTATATACCAGGCTACAGTGATGGTAGAGTCTAAAGGACATAAGAACGACCTGGCTGTGAAGAACGGGGACATAGTCAGCATCATACGGACCACAAACTGCCCGAAAGGAAAATGGCTGGCCAGGGACAGCACTAATACAT atgGATACATCTCAGTGAGCGACGTGGAGCTGGACATTAAGGAGATGTTGGAAATGGGGAAGAGGGCTTCTCGGGCCATCAGCTGTAAAAACATTACCACTATGGTAGAACAGGGAGGAGGCGAGGTGGCCAGTATGGACAGCAGGACATCCAATCACTACCCACTTCAGGAAGATACAGGCAGCTGTAAAAACATTACCACTATGGTAGAACAGGGAGGAGGCGAGGTGGCCAGTATGGACAGCAGGACATCCAATCACTACCCACTTCAGGAAGATACAGGCAGCT TCACAGACGACAGTGAGGAGTGggcacatgatgatgatgatgatgaacctctctcctccctcatcgaGGAAGACCCAACAGAGAG AGACCACATCCAAACAATGTCCATGCCAGAGATGG GAAGCAGAGAGCCTAGCATCCACAACCAACAAATACTCAGTGATGCCAGCATAGATGGCATTGACATGCA GGTGAGACATGAAGCACTTCAGAAGCTGGACACTTTCTTCCACAAACCAGTTGTAGAGGATCCTATCATGAGGTACACAcgtgtgcgcgcacacacagcGGTAAAG
- the LOC115121029 gene encoding uncharacterized protein LOC115121029 isoform X2, whose amino-acid sequence MKKFKITGQKEAIYQATVMVESKGHKNDLAVKNGDIVSIIRTTNCPKGKWLARDSTNTYGYISVSDVELDIKEMLEMGKRASRAISCKNITTMVEQGGGEVASMDSRTSNHYPLQEDTGSCKNITTMVEQGGGEVASMDSRTSNHYPLQEDTGSFTDDSEEWAHDDDDDEPLSSLIEEDPTERDHIQTMSMPEMGSREPSIHNQQILSDASIDGIDMQVRHEALQKLDTFFHKPVVEDPIMRCKEEADMVVLPPPDLYADIIISDT is encoded by the exons ATGAAGAAGTTTAAG ataacaggtcagaaGGAGGCTATATACCAGGCTACAGTGATGGTAGAGTCTAAAGGACATAAGAACGACCTGGCTGTGAAGAACGGGGACATAGTCAGCATCATACGGACCACAAACTGCCCGAAAGGAAAATGGCTGGCCAGGGACAGCACTAATACAT atgGATACATCTCAGTGAGCGACGTGGAGCTGGACATTAAGGAGATGTTGGAAATGGGGAAGAGGGCTTCTCGGGCCATCAGCTGTAAAAACATTACCACTATGGTAGAACAGGGAGGAGGCGAGGTGGCCAGTATGGACAGCAGGACATCCAATCACTACCCACTTCAGGAAGATACAGGCAGCTGTAAAAACATTACCACTATGGTAGAACAGGGAGGAGGCGAGGTGGCCAGTATGGACAGCAGGACATCCAATCACTACCCACTTCAGGAAGATACAGGCAGCT TCACAGACGACAGTGAGGAGTGggcacatgatgatgatgatgatgaacctctctcctccctcatcgaGGAAGACCCAACAGAGAG AGACCACATCCAAACAATGTCCATGCCAGAGATGG GAAGCAGAGAGCCTAGCATCCACAACCAACAAATACTCAGTGATGCCAGCATAGATGGCATTGACATGCA GGTGAGACATGAAGCACTTCAGAAGCTGGACACTTTCTTCCACAAACCAGTTGTAGAGGATCCTATCATGAG